In Pseudomonadota bacterium, the DNA window AAAGGTTCCGCCAAAAGGCTTTATTCCTCCGTGAAGAGCCAAACCGGATAGTATAGCGCCCATAGCATGTTCTCTAACCCCGAAACGAATATTACGGCCATTATAGCTGCCTTTTTGAAAATCAAATGATTCTTTTATAATAGTATTGTTTGAAGGGGCCAGGTCGGCTGATCCTCCTATAAGATTAGTTACTTTCTGGGCAATTGCGTTTAAGACCTTGCCTGATGCCGATCTGGTAGCAATTGCCTTATCCGTACTTGAAAAAGAAGGAAGTCCGCTCTCCCAGCCTTCGGGTAAATTGCCGTTTATCGCATCTTTTAATCCGGCTGCAAGATCAGGAGAATCATTTTCATATGATTTGAATTGTCTTTGCCATTTTTTCTCGGCTTTTTTACCTTTATCAATACATTTGCGGCAAAACTCAAGTGCCTGATCAGTTACGCAAAAAGGGGTATCATCGGGACAACCCAGGTTTTTCTTGGTAAGCTTGATTTCTTCTTCGCCCAAAGGTGCTCCATGAGCATCGGGAGTATCCTGCTTGTTTGGGCTACCATAAGCTATGTGGGTACGCAGCATTATTAAAGAAGGTTTATTCTTTTCGGCTTTTGCTTTTTTAAGAGCTTTTAAGATTGCATCAACATCATTTCCGTCTTCAACTTTTTGTACATGCCAGTTATAGGCTTTGAATCTTGCGCCTACATCTTCGGTGAATGCGATAGCTGTTGTTCCTTCTATCGATATCTTATTGTCATCATAAATGCATATGAGTTTTGAGAGGCCGAGATGTCCTGCAAGAGAAGCGGCTTCTGAAGTGATTCCTTCCATAAGGTCTCCATCGCCGCAAACCACAAATGTGTGGTGATCTATAATTTCACTCTCCTGGGTGTTATAACAGGCTGCAGTGTGTCTTTCTGCCATTGCCATACCAACTGCATTGGCAAATCCCTGGCCCAGAGGTCCTGTGGTTGTCTCAACACCGGATGTATGCCCGTATTCCGGGTGCCCGGGAGTTTTACTTTGCCATTGCCTGAAATTTTTAATGTCATCGAGTGAAAGGTCATAGCCTGTCAGATACAACATGCTGTAAAGAAGCATGGATGCATGCCCGCCGGAAAGTATAAACCTGTCTCTGTTGAACCATGCAGGATTTGCCGGATTATGTTTTAATATGCGAGTCCAGAGCGTATAAGCTAAAGGCGCAAGGCCCATAGGAGCGCCAGGATGCCCGGAATTGGCCTTCTGAATTGCATCCATTGCAAGTGCCCGTATAGTGTTTATACAAAGTTGATCTATATTCTTTTGGTTTTCAGGCGTATCATTACCCATGGTTTTTCTCCTTATTCAACTTTTTTGCAAATCCATCATATTTTTTAAAGTCGATTTATATTATTTTGATGGAATTTGTTATACCTGTTTTAAAACATACGCAAGGATTTATTGAAGTCTGATAAAATCAATTTAATTGTCAGGAAGTTAGCAGCCATCCGGTATATTTTTTTTACATTGCCCTAAGATATTCAGGTCTTAATGAAATTTTGCCGGAAAGGGCCTTATCGATCTGAGCTAATGTAGACTCCTTGTCTCTTGGCAACCTTGCTCGTATCGACAGATAGTTTGAAGCATGATTGGCATGGAACTGGCCTTTTGAAACATTTGTGGCCTCTATCATTGCCCGCAGTTCTTTTAACATTTCAAGCGGAGTAATAAGCTCAAATTTACCGGATTCATAATCGTCGTGCAAAGGGGTTCCGGGTATCAGCATAAGACTCAGTGCTCCCATATATTCAGGGCTGATTGCAGAAAGCACTCTTCCGGTTTCTTTTGCGTGAATAATAGAACGCTCTCTTCCAGCTATTCCCAGAAGAACGGTAATTGAAAGTTTAAATCCGGCCTCTTTGGCTTTTTTGCCCATTTCTATCATATGTTCTGAAGAGGCACCCTTTTTAATATTTTCCAGAGTAACATCATCACCTGATTCAAGCCCCATATATAAAATGCCTAAACCAAGAGCTTTGAGTTCCTTAAGCTGATCAGGGGTTTTTGAATTAAGGCTTTTGGCATTGGCATATGAGCCGACCCTTACAACCCAGGGGAGCTGCTTTTTTATTTCGGTAAGGATTTTAACAAGTCTTTTCTGAGGTATTATAAGAACATCCCCATCGCATAAAAAAACACGCAGCTGGCGTTTACAGTATTTTGCCGCAAACGCTATATCCTCCATAATAATGGAATCGGGTTTTATTTTAAAACGCTCTCCCGTATAAGTGCCGCAAAAAGTGCATTTATTTCTGGAGCATCCCACCGTAACCTGAATCAGAATACTGTTTGCCTCGCTTGGCGGCCTTATAATATTTCCTTCATAATTCATATGCTATTTTCTCCTGAGTCTTTTATTTTTTATCTTTCAGGTAATTAAATACTTCCATTGCTTTTTGCTTTGTAACCCCAATGCTTTTGCTGTTATCAATTACTATGGTGGCATGCTGTTTCTTTTCTTCAATCGGCATCTGAGAACGAATCTTATACATTGCATCTGTTTCGGAAATTGAGTCTCTTTCCATAAGCCTTTTTAATTGGATTTTTTCAGGTATATAAACAAGGATCACATCTTCAAAACTTTTATACGTTCCTGACTCGACAAGAAGTGGAATATCAAGGATTGCTACCGAATCAGGAGATGATCGCCTGATTTCTTCCACCATTTCAA includes these proteins:
- the tkt gene encoding transketolase — encoded protein: MGNDTPENQKNIDQLCINTIRALAMDAIQKANSGHPGAPMGLAPLAYTLWTRILKHNPANPAWFNRDRFILSGGHASMLLYSMLYLTGYDLSLDDIKNFRQWQSKTPGHPEYGHTSGVETTTGPLGQGFANAVGMAMAERHTAACYNTQESEIIDHHTFVVCGDGDLMEGITSEAASLAGHLGLSKLICIYDDNKISIEGTTAIAFTEDVGARFKAYNWHVQKVEDGNDVDAILKALKKAKAEKNKPSLIMLRTHIAYGSPNKQDTPDAHGAPLGEEEIKLTKKNLGCPDDTPFCVTDQALEFCRKCIDKGKKAEKKWQRQFKSYENDSPDLAAGLKDAINGNLPEGWESGLPSFSSTDKAIATRSASGKVLNAIAQKVTNLIGGSADLAPSNNTIIKESFDFQKGSYNGRNIRFGVREHAMGAILSGLALHGGIKPFGGTFLVFSDYMRPSIRLAALMKIPVIYVFTHDSIAVGEDGPTHQPVEHTASLRAISGLTVIRPCDANETKEAWRFAIKNTQGPVALILSRQNLPIIERTESNSESLLENGAYVIYDSMQTPAIILIATGSEVHIAIEAAKTLEQKGISARVISMPSTELFEKASEEYKEKVLPQDISNRIVVEAGITMGWERYAGDKGEIIGITGYGASAPGGTLMKNYGFTTDNIVQRAEKILK
- a CDS encoding radical SAM protein, with product MNYEGNIIRPPSEANSILIQVTVGCSRNKCTFCGTYTGERFKIKPDSIIMEDIAFAAKYCKRQLRVFLCDGDVLIIPQKRLVKILTEIKKQLPWVVRVGSYANAKSLNSKTPDQLKELKALGLGILYMGLESGDDVTLENIKKGASSEHMIEMGKKAKEAGFKLSITVLLGIAGRERSIIHAKETGRVLSAISPEYMGALSLMLIPGTPLHDDYESGKFELITPLEMLKELRAMIEATNVSKGQFHANHASNYLSIRARLPRDKESTLAQIDKALSGKISLRPEYLRAM
- the coaE gene encoding dephospho-CoA kinase (Dephospho-CoA kinase (CoaE) performs the final step in coenzyme A biosynthesis.); this encodes MLITAGLTGGIATGKSTVSSFLKEAGAIIIDADIIAKEAVIKNSPAWHEIVKTFGKEVLLADGEINRTYLGDIIFKDHSKKEVLNKIVHPYVSKKMFEMVEEIRRSSPDSVAILDIPLLVESGTYKSFEDVILVYIPEKIQLKRLMERDSISETDAMYKIRSQMPIEEKKQHATIVIDNSKSIGVTKQKAMEVFNYLKDKK